A stretch of DNA from Roseovarius sp. M141:
AGGCGCGTCGCGCTCTGGCTGTGCATCACTCTTGGGCTTGGCCTTGCATTTCTTACGCTGGAGGTCCGCGATTTGCGCCATATGGCAGAGATCGGCGCAGGTCCGTCGCGCAGCGGGTTTCTGTCGGCCTTCTGGGGGCTGGTGCCACTTCATGGCCTTCACGTCACGACGGGATGCCTTTGGATCATCATTATGCTGATCCAGATGCGGATTTTCGGCATGGCCGACATCATCAAGACGCGGCTGTTGCGGCTGGGCCTGTTCTGGCACTTCCTCGATCTGGTGTGGATCGGAATATTCACCATCGTCTATCTCGTGGGGCTGAGCGCATGAACGATCCTGATTTCAAACGCGAGTTGCGCAGCTATCTCACCGGGTTCGGTCTTGCCCTCACCCTGACGCTGATCCCGTTTGGCTTTGTCTTTCACGGCGGGCTCGCGCAGGGAACGGTGCTGATGGTGATTTTTGTCTGTGCGCTGGCGCAGGCGGTCGTCCATCTGCGGTTCTTTCTGCATATCGACCTGTCGCGCCAGAAACGCGAGGATCTGCAACTGATACTTTTTTCACTACTCTTACTGGCTATCATGTCCATCGGAACGATCTGGATCATGGCCAACCTTGCTACGCGGATGTAGCGTGAGGATCGGCAAAACAGTTTGCGTAAAACCTGATGTGAAGAGCTTGGCGCTGTACGTCGTCAGGGTTTTTGGCACCAAAGGCAGCCCAAATTGGGCGATTGTATGCTTGACAAGCCCACGGTAAAATCCTTTATATAATTCAATAAGTTAGAGACATTCTCCATGTCCCTTCTCTCCGCCCCATACATGCACGACGAAGCAGCCGCCTTTGCTCACGTCGAGGCGATGCTGGAGTGCCCCCATCGGGTGGTCCAGTTTGAATGTTAGTGCATGGTCGGCCTCTGGTCTATTGGCATGATACTTTTCGGCGCCGGAGGGCGGTAGCCCAGAGCGCTATGTGGCCTGACCGTGTTATAGTGGCGGCGCCATCTTTCGATCAGGATCTGGGCTTCGCGTAGCGTGTAGAAGACCTCGCCGTTGAGCAGCTCGTCCCGAAACCGGGAATTGAAACTCTCACAGTAGCCGTTCTCCCAAGGTGATCCTGGTGCGATGAAGGCCGTCTTCGCGCCAACCGCGCCAATCCAGGCGCGCACCTTCTTGGCGATGAATTCCGCGCCATTGTCGGACCTTATGTATTCCGGCGGGCCGCGCAGGATGAACAGGTCGGTCAGGGCGTCAACCACATCGGTTGAGTTGAGCTTGCGTTTGACACGGATCACCAGTGCCTCCTTCGTGAATTCATCGATGATGTTGAGCGTGCGGAAAACCCGCCCGTCGTGGGTCCGATCCTGAACAAAGTCGTAAGACCAAACATGGTTCGGGCGCTCCGGCCGCAGCCGGACGCACGATCCGTCGTTCAGCCAGAGCCGTCCCTTCTTGGGTTGCTTTTGCGGAACTTTCAGCCCCTCCCGCCGCCAGATCCGTTCGACCCTTTTATGGTTCACATGCCAGCCGCTGTTGTTTAGCATCCCGGTGATCATGCGATACCCCCCGGTGATCATGCGATACCCATAGCGTCCAAACTCTTCTGTCAGTGCGATGATGTCATCGGTCAGCCGCTCTTCGTCCGGCGGGCCACAGGGCACCTTGCGCTGTGTCGAGCGATGCTGACCCAATGTGCGGCAAACCCGGCGCTCAGATACGCTGAGGGTTTGCCGCACATGGTCAATGCACTGTCTGCGGCGGGAAGGGCTTAGAAGTTCCCCCGGGCGGCCTCGGTCAGGATCATCTTGTCCAGCGTCAGATCCGACACGGCGCGCCTCAGCCGGGTATTCTCACCGGAACCGAGATTTGCGGACTGCACCGGCACGATCTTTTCTTGGAGGTTATCCGGAATATGCTGTCGGACACGCCTCTCTCGTGTCGCAAACTCGCCGCGCGTCTCGGACTTACAAAAGATACGATATGGCGGTGGCGGATGATTATTCTGGAATCACTTGCAGAGGCTTGCGACAAGGATTTTAGCGGCGTTGTGGAGGTCGATGAGACCTATCAGCGAGAAAGCCGGAAAGGCTCTCGTGAGTGGGCAAATCACGCGGCTAACTCCAACCAGTATCCCGCTCCACCTCGGCCGCCGTGGTATGTTTATCGCAGCGGACGGATCAAGATGGCGCGCGGCCTCTCGCAGTGGCAGATCCCCTTGCTGACTGTGATGGATCGGGGCGGCAGGCGTCTCTTCGCACCGATCGCAAACCGCCGAAACCGGACAATCGAAATCGCCCTGGCACCGATCATTCCAGATGATGCGGTGCTATGTAGCGATGGCTTGAGACCATATCGCTCTTTCTGCAAAAAGCACAGCCTCACACACTACGAGGTCTCGAACAAACTTGGGAAACGGGTTGTCGCCGGCGCGTTCCACATCCAGAACGTCAATGCGTTGCACGCGCGATACGATGCTTTCATTCGACCGTTCTGCGGACCAGCGACGAAATATCTCTACCGCTATCTGCGCTGGTTCCTCCTTCGCGCCAAAATCAAGCCCGAAGCCGCCTTTCAGAGCATCCTCGCAGCAACCTGATCAGGAGATCTGAACATTCCCAACACGATATAGCGACACATCCTAAAAAAATGCACCGGCCCGCAGATTTTTCCTTCGTGCCGGAGCAAAACGACCAATGTTCTCGTTACCAGCGCCACACACCAGCCATTGAAACGGCCAGGAGGAGACCTACGGACAAAGAACCCTTCCCGCCATGCACGGACATGACGCCGATGAATCAGGCAAACCACCGTTCTCGCATGCAAAAAGGGAGACCACCATGCAAAACACCACCATCGTCATCGACACCGAGCAGGTCCGCTATGATGCGGTCGCCGAAACGCAAAAGCACCTCCGCCAGCACGGAGCAAGCTTGTGCGATCTTCTCGACGCGCTCGACGATCCCGCAGGGTTCGAGGCCTTCTGCGCGCTTCACGCGATGCTTGCGGCACCGTTTCCGGATGCCGATACAGTCAAGGTCGCGCTGCGCGATATCCGGCGCATCATCGCCGCGCAATCGGCGTCGTCGCTCGAGCGGATTTCGCGCGAGCGCAACCTCTACGCAGCGGAAGCCGCGCATTGGCATGGTGCGCGGTTGAGCGATCTGATCGCGCGGTTTCGACATGTCGGATAGGCGCATGTCGCCCTGCGCATGGGAAGCGCAAGGGCTGGATGAGGATCCGCATTCTGCACATCTGACGCAGGACATCTGCGATGTGACTGCCTGGCTTTGTGTGAAATATCATGTCCCGTCGATCCGGCTCTGGCTGTACCGACATCGATGGCAGCGGGGTCGACAGATTACGGGTGTTCATGCGCTTGCTTGTCACGAAAAACCTCTCCGCATCCTTTCCGGTGCCGAGGCGGCATTCCTCGCGATTGGCTACGAGCTTCGGGATACCGGCGGGGAAATCCTCGTCCATCCCCTTTTCGAAGCCGATCTCTCCCAGCACCAAGTTTTGCGGGCCTACGCCCGGATTGAGGCTGCCTTGCGACTGTCTCGTCTCTCGTAAATCCATCAGAAACCAATGAAAGGGCGGCGCGAGCCGCCCTTTTTTTGTTCGATCATCACTCACCGACGACTCTCAACACATTCGCCGGGCGTAACCGTATCAGTTCACGTCCTTGTCGATCTTGTCCTGATCGTAAACCCAGCGACAGCACGATAAACCTGTGACGTGCCCTGGCGCTGCCTCGTCAATCTATCCGAAAAATTCCATTGAAACGTTTTGGTCTGACGTCTTCGGGACCCATATCCCGTGGGACAGAGTCGAACCTTCGTTCGCACTCAATCGACTGAAATATCGGCGGAATCGGGCGTTACCGCCCGATTGACCCTTTTTGCTTGCAAAATAGACACTTTAGCCCGGCCAGTGGCTAATAATTGGTAGTCAGAACATAATACTGTCGATGCGGGCATAGTTATGCCAGGCTTATCTCAACCGCCAAATTTAACAATTAAATTTCAGGAACTTAACTGCACCCCGAAATGGCGAACCTGAAAACGGCGGTCGCCATTGCCATGTGGTCGGGCCAAGTTTTGCCACCGAATGCAGGGGGTCCTCGTTCATATCGCACAAAAAAGGCCGCCCCGAAGGGCGGCCTGCGTATCGTCATGGAAAGTAGTTTTTAGAGATCTCCTCGGCGGAACACTTTCGCTTTCAGAATATGCCGATTCATAATCGGTTCGATGCCTAACTTGGTGAGCTTCACCCCAACAGACTTCGTGCTGGTGCCTGCATCATCCGCCAGTTCCTGAAGAGTGACATACTCTTCGCAAAACCTTTCCACCTCGTCTCTGGCATAGCAAAAACGGATTGTGCCTCGCGCGTTGGATACTTCGATACCTTGGAGGAAAGGCTGACCTGTTGGAGAAAAATTCGTGCGGAGATGTTCGATTGCTGTTGAAGGAATTCCAATGATTTTTGCCGCATCTTTCGGAGACAGGCCTTGCTCTGAAATCACTTCTTGCGCGGCAGGCCGGATCTCCTCCGGGCGGACGAAAACCGAGCGGAACCGCAATTCTTCACAGCCGGTTTCGACAGTGGCGAGCCGTCCGTCCAAAACAAGCCGAACGATGTCTGCAACGGGCACCCGAGCAACTTCCGATGCCTCGATGGTATTTACCATGCCTGCGCTCGGCTCCTGCACAGGCTTGCCGGCAGCACGAAAGCGAACCAGAAAATCATCAAGGTCATCGTTGGCGACATTCGTCATCACTCCAGACTTGATGGACGGATCGTTTGACAGCTTCTTCAGGATCCCAGTTCTGACCATCATTTGCGCCTGTGTTCGGTTGCAGTTCAGGTAACCTGGAATCGATTTCGTCGGCGTGGAGTTATTGATCCTGTGGGCAAGCGCTTCACCTTCAACAGCATCAAAAGTCCGCCTGATTTCGATCTGCTCCGGATCTCCCTCCGCGATCACCCCTGCTTGGACCAGCGCCCTGTTCAGCGTCTTTTGGTGGATACCGCTAACTTTGGACAGGCTCGCCACGTTATGGCGCTTCCGATGTGCTACCTTGCCATCCAACAATTCCGAGCCGGGCTCAACAGGCAAGTGCTCGATGATAAAGTCCCGAACAACATCCTTGAGGGGGCCTGCATCCCGATTTGAATTGTTAGACCGCAACGAAATATAGATTTCGCCCAAAGCAGTACGCACGCCACCGAAACGGTTTTCCTTCGTGGCATCCTGCACGATTTCGTCCAGGATGCTGTAAA
This window harbors:
- a CDS encoding cytochrome c oxidase subunit 3; this translates as MKHATLHPGINLGSHHGTAHDRAETVLFGFWVFLMSDLIIFGLMFATYVTMATPIGMAGGPGPKDAFDLGSILAQTMILLSSSLTFGIASLAMRHKQSRRRVALWLCITLGLGLAFLTLEVRDLRHMAEIGAGPSRSGFLSAFWGLVPLHGLHVTTGCLWIIIMLIQMRIFGMADIIKTRLLRLGLFWHFLDLVWIGIFTIVYLVGLSA
- the cyoD gene encoding cytochrome o ubiquinol oxidase subunit IV, giving the protein MNDPDFKRELRSYLTGFGLALTLTLIPFGFVFHGGLAQGTVLMVIFVCALAQAVVHLRFFLHIDLSRQKREDLQLILFSLLLLAIMSIGTIWIMANLATRM
- a CDS encoding IS1595 family transposase — its product is MEVIRNMLSDTPLSCRKLAARLGLTKDTIWRWRMIILESLAEACDKDFSGVVEVDETYQRESRKGSREWANHAANSNQYPAPPRPPWYVYRSGRIKMARGLSQWQIPLLTVMDRGGRRLFAPIANRRNRTIEIALAPIIPDDAVLCSDGLRPYRSFCKKHSLTHYEVSNKLGKRVVAGAFHIQNVNALHARYDAFIRPFCGPATKYLYRYLRWFLLRAKIKPEAAFQSILAAT
- a CDS encoding TniQ family protein encodes the protein MPMLPVLPPYTDETTVSWCARVARFHTGMTCADFLKMVEISQADVMGLNIPKVDRLSNLTGVPSAQIMACGPQYAGDHMLTYKGETFGTKFMTRNHTTYCPACLLDDRTEEPNGERVGRLSWMFAPVRVCPRHGIFLTQRKSAGYPGRFQDMNIVAPSDQDLAAQIKAADEASVSGLQSYVVDRLSGKSGPCWLDAQDVDQAAKTCQRLGLHRIHGAFASISSMTIQKLNEAEAAGFEAASQGLDGIYSILDEIVQDATKENRFGGVRTALGEIYISLRSNNSNRDAGPLKDVVRDFIIEHLPVEPGSELLDGKVAHRKRHNVASLSKVSGIHQKTLNRALVQAGVIAEGDPEQIEIRRTFDAVEGEALAHRINNSTPTKSIPGYLNCNRTQAQMMVRTGILKKLSNDPSIKSGVMTNVANDDLDDFLVRFRAAGKPVQEPSAGMVNTIEASEVARVPVADIVRLVLDGRLATVETGCEELRFRSVFVRPEEIRPAAQEVISEQGLSPKDAAKIIGIPSTAIEHLRTNFSPTGQPFLQGIEVSNARGTIRFCYARDEVERFCEEYVTLQELADDAGTSTKSVGVKLTKLGIEPIMNRHILKAKVFRRGDL